In Chloracidobacterium sp., the following proteins share a genomic window:
- a CDS encoding MBL fold metallo-hydrolase — translation MKIIPLAIPTPFYVGDVNVYLIKEDPLTLIDVGPKTQEAADVLRRRLGENGVKFSDVRRILLTHAHEDHCGLAKQVRDEAKDAEIFVHDWETGHLFGRLAREEHRALMNRSGVPDTVFDEMQALYEEISLLTDSLRAGEFRPLADEMEIEFDSGSLRVLHTPGHTPGSCSFVREADRTLICGDCVLKRITPNPILSPDPTDPARRFRSLAEYLVSLARLRSRSPTLVYGGHGEPVTDFEEIFHRYVRAIDDRQARVISLVTKDGVTAFDVAKRLFPDSFSHDVHRFLAISESIAHLDYAASGGKVGVEMSGEVEYYRSL, via the coding sequence ATGAAGATCATCCCTCTGGCCATTCCGACGCCGTTCTATGTCGGCGACGTAAATGTTTATCTCATCAAAGAAGATCCGCTGACGCTGATCGACGTAGGGCCGAAAACGCAGGAGGCGGCGGACGTGCTGCGGCGGAGACTCGGCGAGAATGGCGTCAAGTTCAGCGACGTCCGCCGCATACTGCTGACGCATGCCCACGAGGATCACTGCGGGCTCGCCAAACAGGTTCGCGATGAGGCAAAGGACGCCGAAATTTTCGTGCATGACTGGGAAACGGGCCATCTCTTTGGCCGGTTGGCACGCGAGGAACATCGAGCGTTGATGAACCGGTCCGGCGTTCCGGACACCGTTTTTGACGAGATGCAGGCGTTGTATGAGGAGATCAGTTTGCTGACCGATTCGCTTCGCGCGGGCGAATTTCGGCCGCTGGCGGATGAAATGGAGATCGAATTCGATTCAGGCTCGCTGCGCGTGCTTCACACGCCGGGCCACACGCCCGGCTCGTGCTCATTCGTCCGCGAAGCCGACCGAACGCTCATCTGCGGCGATTGCGTGCTAAAACGCATCACGCCGAATCCGATACTGTCGCCCGACCCGACGGATCCGGCCCGGCGTTTCAGGTCGCTCGCCGAGTATCTCGTGAGTCTCGCGCGGCTGCGGTCGCGATCGCCGACGCTTGTTTACGGCGGCCACGGTGAACCGGTGACGGATTTTGAAGAGATATTCCACCGCTACGTCCGCGCCATCGACGACCGCCAGGCCCGCGTCATCTCATTAGTGACAAAAGACGGCGTCACCGCCTTCGACGTCGCAAAGCGTTTGTTCCCTGATTCCTTCAGCCACGACGTTCACAGGTTTCTGGCCATCTCAGAATCGATCGCACACCTCGACTACGCTGCATCAGGAGGCAAGGTCGGCGTGGAGATGAGTGGGGAGGTTGAGTATTACCGGAGCTTGTAG
- a CDS encoding TonB-dependent receptor produces the protein MRVFTSELTRVAAKMAMCLAAALVFSIPALSQAQANSADLAGTVTDPTGAVVSGATVTARLKGAGVSRTVSTDGQGSYTMIGLPPGEYEVTAEAATFKKSVISGIRLTVGQSAELTIKLELGEASATVNVSGDDVQLIEPTKTNISNTIDQARINNLPINERSATGFALTISTVGRDNGRPIGPAPTSGLNIGGQRGRSTLVQVDGADFTDNSINAARSTVSQEAVQEYQVTTNSYMPEFGRATGGIVNVVTRRGTDDFHGSVFGFFRHKSIQAKNALAPIIDGDPSIKPPYKRGQYGWTFGGPLKRGKTFFFMSWEQRKRRESGFFTGDIFGRDASGAATGSVTLGPIPGFMPIAQTFTNLTPAQIAYIQAAVGSGNAGQVGRGLVYAHLASAGGQTALNGASTLTNFVPGIGIPLGSVVGPRFILSGAPVPLTTDSEGRLIAFRPLSGLARVFPISEDSTYSSLRVDHAFNSANQLSVRLGYNPIDITGVQDESQNQTVGQNDFSRTGITAVEDISVGTSLTSVLSNNILNEAFYNYGRRQASFQSAVPSVAHQISGTAFMGSNPFSPVFRTETRHQIRDNMTIVKGSHTFKFGGDINWISGNAKFELNFPALFNFGAQAGGGLVSVPNNPGAPPSPANPAIACDNAALAQRCPALTAVQAYGLGFPAAFIQGFGDPNSELANKPVAFFAQDTWKIARRFTINYGFRYDYEFTNQYSPVPFTDPLTGITLSAADIQTAQDALGVTQGFPRDKNNWAPRVGFAWDVTGKGSTVIRGAIGRFFDHPLLVVAFNSNIADGSQQQQATLLPIGGPSPTGLFNAFQVFHGTVCNRGTATSPYCAAALAAAPPGTRTPAIAQSANYLFGQQRFDPSTFTGFGPILPFTLHVAKDFQYPDALQGNITFEQALGRNTLLTASYIRVNVKHLAHPGDANQVDQAALVENFRRFFGGPPPSLSAAAFGISIPSSAADPRVVACPPGVPAPLCFTNLAATWAAIVPGFIAAPVANLNSRVVSPIAADYFRQLGPNYFFVKALTGLNKAQFDPLLAGTLRSVGPINPYGSVNAQTSDGKSDYKALNLELKKRFSNSMQFLASYTWSHSVDDSSDLQTLLLPQDLRDMGGERSDSLFDQRHRFVFSGFMSTPESWRSKGGFKSFLHGFTFAPIVEYGSGRPFNILAVGDANGDFNSSNERPSVRSDGTLCQTGVDPNCFTGVFPTTPNLPRNMGITHDYLSFDARLTKRIKFGERVSLDLIAEGFNLLNRFNEASANPFYQVVNAFDKRAGNGKYYSQPQAAFDPRQFQFGVKVGF, from the coding sequence ATGAGAGTATTCACGTCTGAGCTTACGCGCGTGGCTGCAAAGATGGCGATGTGCCTCGCGGCGGCCCTGGTGTTCAGCATTCCTGCCCTTTCACAGGCGCAGGCAAATTCGGCCGATCTTGCGGGAACGGTCACGGACCCGACCGGCGCTGTCGTGTCTGGTGCTACCGTCACGGCCCGGCTCAAAGGTGCCGGCGTCAGCCGAACGGTTTCCACCGACGGGCAGGGCAGCTACACCATGATTGGCCTGCCGCCCGGCGAATATGAGGTCACGGCCGAGGCCGCGACGTTCAAAAAGAGCGTCATCTCAGGCATCAGGCTCACCGTCGGCCAGAGCGCCGAACTGACCATCAAGCTCGAGCTGGGCGAGGCATCAGCGACCGTTAACGTCTCGGGCGACGACGTTCAGCTCATCGAGCCGACCAAGACGAATATCTCCAATACCATCGATCAGGCCCGCATCAACAATCTGCCGATCAATGAGCGAAGCGCGACGGGCTTTGCCCTGACGATCTCGACCGTCGGCCGCGACAATGGCCGTCCGATCGGCCCGGCACCGACGTCGGGACTCAATATCGGCGGCCAGCGCGGGCGCTCGACACTTGTGCAGGTTGACGGTGCTGACTTTACGGATAATTCGATCAACGCCGCCCGCTCGACCGTCTCGCAGGAGGCCGTTCAGGAGTATCAGGTCACTACGAACAGCTACATGCCCGAGTTTGGCCGTGCGACCGGCGGCATCGTCAATGTCGTCACACGCCGCGGAACAGACGATTTTCACGGCAGCGTCTTTGGCTTTTTCCGGCACAAGTCCATCCAGGCCAAGAACGCTCTGGCCCCGATCATTGACGGCGATCCCAGCATTAAGCCGCCCTACAAGCGCGGCCAGTACGGCTGGACGTTTGGCGGCCCGCTAAAGCGAGGCAAGACGTTCTTCTTTATGTCATGGGAGCAGCGCAAGCGTCGTGAATCCGGCTTCTTTACCGGCGACATCTTTGGCCGCGACGCCAGCGGCGCGGCCACGGGCAGCGTCACGCTCGGCCCGATACCGGGCTTTATGCCGATCGCGCAGACATTTACTAACCTTACGCCCGCACAGATCGCCTATATCCAGGCGGCCGTCGGCAGCGGCAACGCCGGCCAGGTCGGCCGCGGGCTCGTTTACGCGCATCTCGCGTCCGCCGGCGGCCAGACGGCCCTCAACGGAGCGAGCACGCTGACAAATTTTGTTCCCGGCATCGGCATTCCGCTCGGCTCGGTCGTTGGGCCGCGGTTCATCCTTTCGGGTGCTCCGGTGCCGCTCACCACCGATTCTGAGGGCCGGCTTATCGCATTTCGCCCGCTCAGCGGCCTTGCTCGCGTCTTCCCGATCTCGGAGGACTCGACCTATTCGTCGCTGAGGGTCGATCACGCATTCAACTCGGCCAATCAGCTCTCGGTCCGCCTCGGCTACAATCCGATCGATATCACCGGCGTTCAGGATGAATCTCAGAACCAGACCGTCGGCCAGAATGATTTTTCGCGGACCGGTATTACTGCGGTCGAGGACATCTCGGTCGGCACCTCGCTGACCAGCGTCTTGTCAAACAACATCCTCAATGAGGCGTTCTACAATTACGGCCGCCGTCAGGCGTCGTTCCAGTCGGCCGTTCCGAGCGTTGCTCATCAGATATCGGGCACGGCGTTCATGGGGTCAAATCCGTTCTCGCCTGTGTTCAGGACCGAGACGCGGCATCAGATCCGCGACAATATGACGATCGTCAAGGGCTCGCACACGTTCAAGTTCGGCGGCGATATTAACTGGATCAGCGGCAACGCGAAATTTGAACTCAACTTCCCGGCGCTCTTTAACTTTGGCGCGCAGGCGGGCGGAGGCCTCGTTTCGGTCCCAAACAATCCGGGAGCGCCGCCGAGCCCGGCTAATCCGGCGATAGCCTGCGACAATGCGGCTCTCGCCCAGCGGTGCCCTGCACTGACGGCCGTTCAGGCATACGGCCTCGGATTTCCGGCGGCGTTCATTCAGGGCTTTGGCGACCCGAACAGCGAGCTCGCCAATAAGCCCGTCGCATTTTTTGCCCAGGACACTTGGAAGATCGCGCGGCGCTTTACGATCAACTACGGCTTCCGCTACGACTACGAGTTTACCAACCAGTATTCACCCGTTCCATTTACCGACCCGCTCACAGGCATCACGCTCTCGGCCGCCGACATCCAGACGGCGCAGGACGCGCTTGGCGTAACGCAGGGCTTCCCGCGTGACAAGAACAACTGGGCGCCGCGCGTCGGATTTGCATGGGACGTCACGGGCAAGGGTTCTACGGTGATCCGCGGGGCGATCGGGCGGTTCTTTGACCATCCGCTGCTCGTGGTCGCCTTTAACTCGAACATTGCCGACGGCTCGCAGCAGCAGCAGGCGACGCTCCTGCCCATCGGCGGGCCATCGCCGACGGGCCTGTTTAATGCGTTTCAGGTATTCCACGGCACGGTCTGCAACCGCGGAACGGCCACCAGCCCGTATTGTGCCGCCGCCCTCGCGGCCGCGCCGCCGGGCACGCGAACGCCCGCAATTGCTCAGTCGGCCAACTACCTCTTTGGACAGCAGCGTTTTGATCCGTCAACCTTTACAGGCTTTGGGCCGATCCTGCCGTTTACGCTCCATGTGGCAAAGGATTTCCAGTATCCCGACGCGCTGCAGGGCAACATCACCTTTGAGCAGGCGCTCGGGCGCAACACGCTGCTCACCGCAAGCTACATCAGGGTCAACGTCAAGCACCTCGCACATCCCGGCGACGCGAATCAGGTCGATCAGGCGGCGCTGGTCGAGAATTTCCGCCGCTTCTTTGGCGGCCCGCCGCCGAGCCTGTCGGCCGCGGCATTTGGCATCAGCATCCCGTCGTCGGCGGCCGATCCGCGTGTAGTTGCATGCCCGCCGGGCGTTCCTGCTCCGCTGTGCTTTACCAACCTTGCTGCGACATGGGCGGCGATCGTTCCGGGCTTTATCGCCGCACCGGTCGCTAACCTCAACAGCCGCGTCGTCAGCCCCATCGCGGCGGACTATTTCCGCCAGCTTGGGCCTAACTACTTCTTTGTCAAGGCCCTTACGGGGCTGAACAAGGCCCAGTTCGACCCGCTGCTCGCGGGCACGCTCCGCAGCGTTGGGCCGATCAATCCGTACGGCTCGGTGAACGCTCAGACCTCGGACGGCAAGTCGGACTACAAGGCACTGAACCTCGAATTGAAGAAGCGGTTCTCAAACAGCATGCAGTTCCTCGCCTCCTACACGTGGTCGCACTCGGTCGATGATTCGTCCGACCTGCAGACGCTGCTGCTGCCGCAGGACCTTCGCGATATGGGCGGCGAGCGTTCGGATTCGCTCTTTGACCAGCGTCATCGCTTTGTGTTCAGCGGCTTTATGTCCACGCCCGAATCATGGCGTTCAAAGGGCGGATTCAAGAGCTTCCTGCACGGATTCACCTTTGCACCGATCGTCGAATACGGCTCGGGCCGCCCGTTCAATATCCTCGCCGTCGGCGATGCGAATGGCGACTTTAATTCGTCAAACGAGCGTCCCAGCGTCCGCTCTGACGGCACGCTTTGCCAGACGGGCGTCGATCCCAACTGCTTTACGGGCGTCTTTCCGACCACGCCAAACCTGCCTCGCAACATGGGCATCACGCACGACTACCTGTCGTTCGATGCCCGCCTGACAAAGCGGATCAAGTTTGGCGAGCGCGTCTCGCTCGATCTGATCGCCGAGGGCTTCAATCTCCTCAATCGTTTTAACGAGGCGTCGGCCAACCCGTTCTATCAAGTCGTCAATGCCTTTGACAAGCGGGCAGGAAACGGTAAATACTATAGCCAGCCGCAGGCCGCTTTTGATCCGAGACAGTTTCAGTTCGGCGTCAAGGTCGGTTTCTAG
- the queG gene encoding tRNA epoxyqueuosine(34) reductase QueG, whose product MSLGDAIKRTARDIGFDAVGIVAAASLDTEGDHLRGWLGREFHGTMAWMEREPEKRTDPRRLMPEARSIVVVLHNYFTPHKHADAGKISRYAWGDDYHDVLREKLNQLLEWITTKRPEANGKICVDTAPFMDKAWAVRAGLGWLGKHSNLITTTHGSWLFIGSLLLDIELDYDTEHVDDHCGTCTACIDACPTGAIVEPYVVDSNKCISYATIELRDERLPIDTAGWLYGCDICQDVCPWNRFEQPTAEPRFLPRHGETSLSPETVLSLEHDEYVNRFRHSAIKRAKLSGLKRNAAALNEKEPVLNREPKRA is encoded by the coding sequence ATGTCCCTTGGCGACGCAATCAAACGCACCGCCCGCGATATCGGCTTTGACGCCGTCGGTATTGTTGCGGCCGCGTCGCTCGATACTGAGGGCGATCACCTGCGCGGCTGGCTCGGCCGCGAATTTCACGGCACGATGGCTTGGATGGAGCGCGAACCTGAAAAACGCACCGATCCGCGTCGGCTGATGCCCGAGGCCAGATCGATCGTCGTCGTCCTCCACAACTACTTCACGCCGCATAAGCACGCCGACGCGGGTAAGATATCTCGCTACGCCTGGGGCGACGATTACCACGATGTCCTTCGTGAAAAACTCAACCAACTGCTCGAATGGATAACGACAAAGCGGCCCGAAGCGAACGGCAAAATATGCGTCGATACCGCTCCATTCATGGACAAAGCCTGGGCCGTGCGTGCAGGCTTGGGCTGGCTCGGCAAGCACAGCAATCTCATCACCACGACGCACGGCTCGTGGCTCTTTATCGGCTCACTCCTGCTCGATATCGAACTCGACTACGACACGGAACACGTTGACGATCACTGCGGCACCTGCACCGCCTGCATCGACGCCTGCCCGACCGGTGCTATTGTCGAGCCATACGTAGTCGATTCGAACAAATGTATTTCCTACGCGACCATCGAACTCCGCGACGAACGCCTGCCCATCGACACCGCCGGCTGGCTTTACGGTTGCGACATCTGCCAGGACGTCTGCCCTTGGAACCGATTTGAACAACCAACAGCCGAACCTCGCTTTTTGCCTCGCCACGGCGAGACGTCACTGTCACCCGAAACCGTTCTTTCGCTCGAACACGACGAGTATGTAAATCGCTTCCGCCACTCCGCCATCAAACGGGCCAAACTATCCGGCCTAAAACGCAACGCCGCCGCGTTGAATGAAAAAGAGCCCGTGCTGAATCGCGAACCCAAGCGTGCGTAG
- the tnpA gene encoding IS200/IS605 family transposase, whose translation MSHTHFLYHVVFATKDRMPLIRAEWEAELYAYLAGIVKNNGGRALEINGMPDHGHLLLRLGPDLKFSDFMRELKAGSSRFIRQKFDPKFQWQRRYGAFTVSESVANKVRKYIRDQKIHHRAQTFEDEYKGLLVKHGIEFDERYLWG comes from the coding sequence ATGTCACATACACATTTTTTGTATCACGTGGTCTTTGCGACGAAAGATCGGATGCCGTTGATCCGGGCTGAATGGGAGGCCGAACTTTATGCATACCTCGCCGGCATCGTAAAGAACAATGGCGGCCGAGCGCTCGAGATCAATGGAATGCCGGATCATGGTCATCTCCTCCTTCGCCTCGGGCCGGACCTTAAGTTCTCTGATTTTATGCGGGAGTTGAAGGCCGGTTCGTCGCGCTTTATTAGGCAAAAGTTCGATCCGAAATTCCAGTGGCAACGTCGGTATGGGGCGTTTACAGTCAGTGAATCGGTCGCGAACAAGGTGCGAAAATATATCCGCGATCAGAAGATACACCATCGCGCCCAAACATTCGAGGACGAGTACAAGGGACTACTCGTTAAGCATGGTATCGAGTTCGACGAACGATATCTATGGGGTTAG
- the moaA gene encoding GTP 3',8-cyclase MoaA yields MVLTDAHNRTIRDLRISLTDRCNFRCFYCLPHGEPAWASRKTLLTFEELERLVSIFVDLGIEKIRLTGGEPLIRRDVPVLVEKFARLKPRLKDIALTTNGYDFPRHADALRDAGLDRVTLSLDTLDRDRFIDITGVDALERVYAAIDKAKELGFDPVKVNAVIVRGRNEDELVDFARFAREQAISFRFIEYMPLDSGRDWTREAMVSGREIRDAINAVFPLELKETSRGTGTAWNYTFADGSPGEIGIIAPVTEMFCGQCSRIRLTADGQIRTCLFSTVEHNLRDVLRRGATDTELAQFIEQTVLQKEARHHINDATFVQPERTMSFIGG; encoded by the coding sequence ATTGTGCTCACCGACGCTCACAACCGAACGATCCGCGACCTGCGCATTTCGCTCACCGACAGGTGCAATTTTCGCTGTTTCTACTGCCTGCCGCACGGCGAGCCGGCGTGGGCCAGTCGCAAGACGCTGTTGACGTTTGAGGAGCTAGAACGCCTCGTCAGCATCTTTGTCGATCTGGGCATTGAGAAGATACGCCTGACGGGCGGCGAACCGCTGATACGCCGCGACGTGCCCGTGCTGGTCGAAAAGTTCGCACGGCTCAAGCCGCGATTAAAGGACATCGCGTTAACAACGAACGGCTACGATTTTCCGCGTCATGCCGATGCGCTGCGTGACGCCGGGCTCGACCGCGTGACCCTGAGCCTCGACACGCTCGATCGCGACAGGTTCATCGATATCACAGGCGTTGACGCGCTCGAACGCGTTTACGCCGCCATTGATAAGGCGAAAGAACTCGGGTTTGACCCGGTCAAGGTCAACGCCGTCATCGTCCGCGGCCGCAACGAGGACGAGCTGGTCGATTTTGCACGTTTTGCCCGCGAACAGGCCATTTCGTTCCGCTTTATCGAATATATGCCGCTCGACAGCGGCCGCGACTGGACGCGCGAGGCAATGGTCTCGGGCCGCGAGATACGCGACGCGATCAATGCGGTCTTTCCGCTGGAACTGAAAGAAACGTCTCGCGGCACCGGCACGGCTTGGAATTACACCTTTGCCGACGGCTCACCGGGCGAGATCGGCATCATCGCCCCCGTCACCGAAATGTTCTGCGGCCAATGCTCACGTATCCGCCTGACCGCCGACGGCCAGATCCGCACGTGCCTCTTCTCAACCGTTGAGCACAACCTCCGAGATGTGTTGCGCAGAGGCGCAACTGACACCGAACTCGCGCAATTCATCGAACAGACCGTTTTGCAGAAAGAGGCCCGCCACCACATCAACGACGCAACCTTCGTCCAGCCGGAGCGGACGATGAGTTTTATTGGGGGTTAG
- a CDS encoding type II toxin-antitoxin system RelE/ParE family toxin → MARLIVWSQRATDELEEIAQFIALDSEHYSKAVVRTILRKTRRLGDFPYIGRVVPEFEDDSMREIFAYNYRILYKIKPDEIDIAAIIHGRRLLDLSLRP, encoded by the coding sequence ATGGCTCGTTTGATCGTATGGTCGCAACGAGCGACCGACGAGCTTGAAGAGATCGCCCAGTTCATTGCCCTAGATTCCGAGCATTATTCCAAAGCAGTGGTCCGCACTATTCTGCGAAAGACGCGCAGATTAGGCGATTTTCCATATATCGGACGCGTGGTACCTGAGTTCGAAGACGACTCGATGCGAGAGATATTCGCCTACAACTACCGAATCCTCTACAAGATAAAGCCTGATGAGATCGACATAGCCGCTATCATTCACGGCCGTCGCTTACTCGACCTTTCCCTCAGACCCTAA
- a CDS encoding DUF433 domain-containing protein — protein sequence MGIDLITTDPGVMMGKPVIAGTRITVELILEKLAAGETIEQMLDAHPRLTRQAMEDIEDLPVVAARREEPTVEHEELLSTLRTI from the coding sequence ATGGGAATTGACCTGATCACAACCGATCCCGGCGTGATGATGGGCAAACCGGTCATTGCCGGAACACGCATTACGGTCGAATTGATCCTCGAAAAGCTCGCGGCTGGCGAGACCATCGAGCAAATGCTCGATGCCCACCCGCGTCTGACCCGTCAGGCGATGGAAGACATCGAGGATCTCCCGGTTGTAGCCGCACGTCGTGAAGAACCGACCGTCGAACACGAGGAACTTCTCTCAACATTGAGGACAATATGA
- a CDS encoding tyrosine phenol-lyase — protein sequence MPDTLMTIGQQFERRSWAEPWKIKMVEPLRMTDRSQREKALEDAGYNTFLLRSQEVYIDLLTDSGTSAMSDRQWAGMMLGDEAYAGSRNYYHLEDAIRKYYGYEFIVPTHQGRGAEHLISQVAIKRGQFVPGNMYFTTTRLHQELAGGIFVDVIIDEAHYPQVLHPFKGNIDVGKLDALINEKGAANIAYVSLAGTVNMAGGQPVSMENVRAVRELVDRYGIKLYLDATRLVENSWFIREREEGYADKTIAEILLEFCSYSHGAWMSAKKDNLVNIGGWLAINDREMFEELRNLVVVYEGLHTYGGLAGRDMEAMAIGIAESVEDEHVNSRIGQVLYLGQLLTTWGIPIVHPVGGHAIFLDAKAFYPHLEQIKFPAQTLAAELYLDSGIRSMERGIASAGRDPVTGDHHYPKLELARLTIPRRVYTQAHMDVVAESVRAVYENRESARGLKMVYEPRYLRFFQARFERL from the coding sequence ATGCCAGATACATTAATGACGATCGGCCAGCAGTTTGAGCGGCGTTCGTGGGCCGAGCCGTGGAAGATCAAGATGGTCGAGCCGCTGCGAATGACCGACCGCAGCCAGCGCGAGAAGGCGCTCGAGGACGCGGGATACAATACATTCCTGCTCCGCTCGCAGGAAGTATATATCGACCTGCTGACCGACAGCGGCACTTCGGCGATGTCAGATCGGCAGTGGGCCGGAATGATGCTCGGCGATGAGGCCTACGCGGGCAGCCGAAATTACTATCACCTCGAAGACGCCATCCGAAAGTACTACGGCTACGAATTCATCGTCCCGACGCACCAGGGCCGCGGTGCCGAGCACCTCATCAGCCAGGTCGCGATCAAGCGGGGACAGTTCGTGCCCGGCAATATGTATTTCACGACAACGCGGCTGCATCAGGAGCTCGCCGGGGGCATCTTTGTCGATGTGATCATCGACGAGGCCCATTATCCCCAAGTATTACATCCATTTAAGGGCAACATCGACGTCGGCAAGCTCGACGCGTTGATCAATGAGAAAGGCGCGGCGAATATCGCCTATGTCAGCCTCGCGGGCACGGTCAACATGGCGGGCGGACAGCCCGTGAGCATGGAAAACGTGCGAGCCGTTCGCGAGCTCGTTGACCGCTACGGCATCAAGCTGTATCTCGACGCGACGCGGCTGGTCGAGAATTCCTGGTTCATCCGCGAGCGCGAAGAGGGCTATGCCGACAAGACGATCGCCGAAATACTGCTCGAATTCTGCTCGTATTCGCACGGCGCGTGGATGAGCGCAAAAAAAGACAACCTGGTGAATATCGGCGGCTGGCTGGCGATCAACGACCGAGAAATGTTTGAGGAGCTACGCAATCTCGTCGTCGTTTACGAGGGCCTGCACACCTACGGCGGCCTCGCGGGACGCGACATGGAGGCAATGGCCATCGGCATCGCTGAGAGTGTTGAAGATGAGCATGTCAATTCGCGCATCGGCCAGGTGCTCTATCTCGGCCAACTGCTGACGACGTGGGGCATACCGATAGTGCATCCCGTCGGCGGGCACGCGATCTTTTTGGACGCAAAAGCGTTCTATCCGCATCTGGAGCAGATAAAATTCCCTGCTCAGACGCTGGCCGCCGAGCTTTATCTCGACTCAGGCATTCGCTCGATGGAGCGCGGCATCGCCTCGGCGGGGCGCGACCCTGTAACGGGCGATCATCATTATCCCAAGCTCGAACTCGCACGGCTCACGATCCCGCGACGCGTTTACACGCAAGCCCACATGGACGTCGTCGCCGAATCAGTCCGCGCCGTTTACGAGAACAGAGAGAGCGCCCGAGGCCTCAAGATGGTCTATGAGCCGAGGTATCTGAGGTTCTTCCAGGCGAGGTTTGAGCGGCTGTGA
- a CDS encoding putative toxin-antitoxin system toxin component, PIN family — protein sequence MRGVIDNSVLVSAAIVGGIPRRALDLLFERGTILVSVDVLEELDNTLNRTKFDRYSHQTQRRNFIRELIEVAELVRISEPIRACRDPNDDKFLALAVSGDADYLITGDSDLLVLNPFRDVEIVTPRDFVQRGI from the coding sequence TTGCGCGGCGTCATTGACAACAGCGTCCTCGTGAGCGCAGCGATAGTCGGCGGCATTCCTCGACGAGCGTTGGATCTTCTGTTCGAACGGGGAACCATTCTTGTGTCCGTCGATGTCCTCGAAGAATTGGATAACACTCTCAACCGAACTAAATTTGATCGATATTCACATCAGACCCAACGTCGTAATTTTATCCGCGAACTGATCGAAGTCGCGGAGCTAGTCCGAATATCGGAGCCAATTCGAGCATGTCGCGATCCCAACGACGATAAGTTCCTCGCGCTTGCGGTCAGCGGTGACGCTGATTATCTGATCACTGGCGACAGCGACCTGCTCGTTTTGAATCCGTTTCGCGATGTCGAGATCGTTACGCCGAGAGACTTTGTGCAGAGAGGGATCTAA
- a CDS encoding sugar ABC transporter permease, with translation MTDNLIKTSSLRAYIMIAVLAGIWMYFHWATGYVFLTPRNLSNLMTQMTVTGVIAVGMLMVIVSGNIDLSVGSVLGFAGGIAAMMLSMWGYGLPESIVAAVAVGLVVGLFHGVLTAYLNIPAFIVTLGGLLAWRGAVKWLLGGNTVPVADESFKAIGQSYIGTTAGWALAGVAIILVLLAAVRRARSSGDHLSELLKTILPVGGIVAFVWVMNSYESMGVFVGVPVPVLILVAVALIGAFLTNSTVFGRYLYAIGGNADAARLSGIDNKRNVLKVYGLLGALTGVAALIFTARVGSAAPDAGVLKELDAIAACVIGGASLMGGRGTVFGACLGALIMASLDNGMSLLNVRDFMQDIIKGSILVAAVGLDMMGRRQG, from the coding sequence ATGACCGATAATCTTATCAAAACTTCCTCTCTGCGAGCATACATCATGATCGCCGTGCTTGCGGGGATTTGGATGTATTTCCACTGGGCGACGGGTTATGTGTTTTTGACGCCGAGGAACCTGTCTAACCTGATGACACAGATGACGGTGACGGGCGTGATCGCGGTCGGGATGCTGATGGTGATCGTGTCGGGCAACATCGACCTGTCGGTCGGGTCGGTGCTTGGGTTTGCGGGCGGCATTGCGGCGATGATGCTGTCGATGTGGGGCTACGGATTGCCTGAGTCGATAGTTGCGGCGGTTGCCGTCGGGCTGGTCGTGGGCCTGTTTCACGGAGTGCTGACCGCGTATCTGAACATCCCGGCCTTTATCGTCACGCTCGGCGGACTGCTCGCGTGGCGCGGCGCGGTCAAGTGGCTGCTCGGCGGCAACACCGTTCCGGTAGCGGATGAGAGCTTTAAGGCGATCGGGCAGAGCTATATCGGCACGACTGCCGGCTGGGCGTTGGCGGGCGTAGCGATAATTCTCGTGCTGCTCGCGGCCGTGCGGCGGGCGAGGTCCTCTGGCGATCACCTCAGTGAACTACTCAAGACGATCCTCCCCGTCGGCGGCATCGTGGCGTTCGTTTGGGTGATGAATTCGTACGAGAGCATGGGCGTTTTTGTCGGCGTGCCGGTGCCGGTGCTGATCTTGGTCGCCGTCGCGCTGATCGGCGCTTTTCTGACGAATTCGACCGTGTTTGGCCGGTACCTTTACGCCATCGGCGGCAATGCCGACGCCGCACGGCTTTCGGGTATCGACAATAAACGCAATGTTCTGAAGGTTTACGGCCTGTTGGGCGCGTTGACGGGCGTTGCGGCACTCATCTTCACCGCCCGCGTCGGCAGCGCCGCACCGGACGCCGGCGTGCTAAAAGAACTGGACGCCATCGCCGCCTGCGTGATCGGTGGAGCGTCATTGATGGGCGGGCGAGGCACGGTCTTCGGCGCGTGCTTAGGGGCACTTATCATGGCATCGCTCGACAACGGAATGTCGCTCTTGAATGTGCGCGACTTTATGCAGGACATCATCAAAGGCTCGATCCTCGTGGCCGCCGTCGGGCTGGATATGATGGGACGGCGGCAGGGATGA